The Sylvia atricapilla isolate bSylAtr1 chromosome 3, bSylAtr1.pri, whole genome shotgun sequence genome has a window encoding:
- the GJA1 gene encoding gap junction alpha-1 protein, which produces MGDWSALGKLLDKVQAYSTAGGKVWLSVLFIFRILLLGTAVESAWGDEQSAFRCNTQQPGCENVCYDKSFPISHVRFWVLQIIFVSVPTLLYLAHVFYVMRKEEKLNKREEELKVVANDGVNVDMHLKQIEIKKFKYGIEEHGKVKMRGGLLRTYIISILFKSVFEVAFLLIQWYIYGFSLNAIYTCERDPCPHRVDCFLSRPTEKTIFILFMLVVSLVSLALNIIELFYVFFKGVKDRVKGKTDPYSHSGAMSPSKDCGSPKYAYYNGCSSPTAPLSPMSPPGYKLVTGDRNNSSCRNYNKQASEQNWANYSAEQNRMGQAGSTISNSHAQPFDFSDEHQNTKKLASGHELQPLTIVDQRPPSRASSRASSRPRPDDLEI; this is translated from the coding sequence ATGGGTGATTGGAGTGCCTTAGGAAAACTTCTTGACAAAGTTCAAGCCTATTCTACCGCAGGAGGGAAAGTGTGGCTGTCTGTCCTCTTCATTTTTCGAATCTTGCTATTGGGAACAGCAGTAGAATCTGCCTGGGGAGATGAACAGTCTGCATTTCGGTGTAATACTCAACAGCCTGGTTGTGAGAACGTCTGCTATGATAAGTCCTTTCCCATCTCCCATGTACGCTTTTGGGTTCTGCAGATCATATTTGTGTCTGTACCTACCCTTTTGTACCTGGCACATGTGTTCTATGTaatgaggaaagaagagaagctgaacaaaagagaagaagagcTTAAGGTAGTCGCAAATGATGGTGTGAATGTGGATATGCATCTCAAGCAAATAGAAATTAAGAAATTCAAGTATGGGATTGAAGAGCATGGCAAAGTGAAGATGCGTGGGGGACTGCTCCGTACTTATATCATCAGCATCCTGTTTAAATCTGTCTTTGAGGTGGCTTTCTTGCTGATACAGTGGTACATTTATGGGTTTAGCCTGAATGCCATCTACACCTGTGAGCGAGACCCATGCCCGCACAGAGTGGACTGTTTCCTCTCCCGTCCAACTGAGAAGACCATCTTCATCCTCTTCATGCTGGTGGTGTCCTTGGTGTCTCTTGCCTTGAACATTATTGAGCTTTTTTACGTGTTCTTCAAGGGCGTCAAGGATCGTGTGAAGGGGAAAACCGACCCCTACTCCCACAGCGGTGCCATGAGCCCTTCCAAGGACTGTGGCTCCCCCAAATATGCTTATTACAATGGCTGCTCCTCACCGACCGCCCCCTTGTCTCCCATGTCCCCCCCAGGGTACAAGCTTGTTACTGGAGACAGGAACAATTCCTCCTGTCGTAACTACAATAAGCAAGCCAGCGAGCAAAACTGGGCCAACTACAGTGCGGAGCAGAACAGAATGGGGCAGGCTGGCAGCACCATCTCCAACTCGCATGCCCAGCCCTTCGACTTCTCCGATGAACACCAGAACACGAAAAAACTGGCATCAGGACatgagctgcagcccctcaccaTTGTGGACCAGAgacctcccagcagagccagcagccgAGCCAGCAGCAGGCCCCGACCTGACGACCTGGAGATCTAA